One genomic segment of Trichococcus shcherbakoviae includes these proteins:
- a CDS encoding ClbS/DfsB family four-helix bundle protein — protein sequence MKPYKNKQELLEAIQDKYQKYIAEFDGIPEELKNKRSDEVDRTPSENVSYQLGWINLLLQWDTDEKGGKDVQTPENGYRWNNLGRLYQSFYEDYTQYPLEKQIDLLNAAVTDLTGWVQSLTDDELFEPRQRNWATTQAEWPLWKWIHINTVAPFTTFRTKIRKWEKINL from the coding sequence ATGAAACCATACAAGAATAAGCAGGAGTTGCTTGAAGCAATTCAAGATAAGTACCAAAAGTATATCGCTGAATTTGACGGTATTCCAGAAGAACTAAAAAATAAACGCAGTGATGAAGTAGATAGGACACCTTCTGAAAACGTGTCTTATCAACTAGGTTGGATCAATTTATTACTGCAGTGGGATACGGACGAGAAAGGTGGAAAAGATGTACAAACGCCTGAGAATGGCTATAGATGGAATAATCTGGGAAGATTATATCAATCTTTCTACGAAGACTACACTCAGTACCCATTAGAAAAACAAATAGATCTTTTAAATGCTGCAGTTACCGACTTAACCGGCTGGGTTCAGTCCTTAACAGATGATGAACTTTTTGAACCGAGACAGAGAAATTGGGCAACCACACAAGCAGAATGGCCTCTTTGGAAATGGATTCACATCAACACTGTCGCACCATTTACGACCTTCAGAACAAAAATTCGCAAATGGGAAAAAATCAATTTATAA